The genomic stretch ATTAAAAAATCTCAAACTACATTTTACAGCTTTCTAACTGtgtaatttgtgtttattttctagTTACATGAATGTTTAGCACAGTTAGTGACAGAGAATCTGGACGTCAAAAGATGGTTATTTAAATTAGATGATGAATTTGATGGCAGGGGAATTGCATACTGTGATGTATCAGTTAATCTGAAATGTTACACATGGGCAAAGAAAGAGGAACAGAGGTATGGAGAAAAATGGAGCAAGAAATGGGCACAGGTAAGTTTATAGTGGGTGGGTTTGGTGGAtgggtgaggtgaggtgagtgagtgagtgagtgagtgagtgagtgagtaaggcAAATGAGCACATTAGGAGCTGGAAGGCAAGACAACCAATTTCATACAATCATATATCATTCTTTTATTCATTCctctatacattgtatatatgaacAAGACAATCTTCTTGAATCTGTTCTGAGTTTTTGTTGTCTTTCTGTTTATTTAGGAAGCAGCATTTATCAAGATTCATGCTGAGATCCCAGATGTTCTAGCCAAGAACAGTATACCTGTCAACACAGCTGTCTTCCCAACATGGGAAAAATTCCTGGAAGCTTTCCTTAGTCAAGGTAAAACACTAACTGTACATTTTGAGGGGAAAAAACTTCCATCATTCAGAACAACATCAAGAGCTGTCTATACTTTGTACATCTATTGATTGTAGAACATGTAATAGAAAGCAGTCTAtacataagtacatacatacatacatacatacatacatacatacatacatacatacatacatagtaacgtacatacatacgtacatacacacacacacacacacgtacatgcACACGTACGGTTTTAGTTGACATGGATGTTAATTTTGTTGTGAAGTTTAGATTGTGTTTGTGTTAGGTCAATAACACCGtcttcaaacaaaaacaatctaTAAAGCAGAAAACaaagaagatgaaaaaaaatttttaaatgAACCATAAAGAGTAAATAATTGATATTGTTCACTTGAgtatttgatacatgtatttgtctttGTCTACACCAGGTGGTGTTATCGAGGCCTGTCCACCCTCAGAAAGTGTTACAGCATTATCAGTAGATATGCTAATAGAACCAACCGGCAAGATCAACGTTATCTCATGTGGTGACCAAATCCATGCTGAAACTCCATTTATGTCCTGGGGTATTTCAGTTCCACAATCATCCGTAGAACCAGCTGTATTAAGTGACGCTTGTCAGAAAGTAGGCAAGGCATGTCATCAGAGGGGAGTTGTTGGCTATTTCACTGCGGACTTTGTAACTTTCATTGATGCTAGGACGGTAGGTTTACCAAAGGTTATCTTTTGCATTGTGCTTGGTtttctagtctgtaaggtatgccaagacagggcgccctcacacatcggtcaagcCCTCCCATTTCCAGACAATTTCAAATAGAGATGTAAAACCACAGATATCACACTTCAAGGTTTCTGGAGAAAAGAAGTTGTGAACTTGGCTACGTCACATATTTTTGCAAGTTTTAAAGAAATGAATTAGGATagaacataaacaaaataaatcacaccagatatgcaaatgaagctcCAAAATCAAAAGCAGGAACCAATGAAATTAcaccaaatatgcaaatgaagcaccaattGACAGACGCACAGAATGTTGTATGCAaaattttcttttctgttttaGAAAAGACATACATAGTATATTGCACAAATACAAACTACCACCATTGtcttaaatttaaaaacattctgtatatatatatatatataacagttcCAGGAACACTTTACCCAGTTccctctaattaacatatttttgatTTGGTTAATTTTTCAGATGGAGCAGAAACTTTGGGCAATAGATTTGAATTTATCATATGGTGACAGTATGGCCATGACTCAACTTATGCTGTATGTGACTGGTGGTAAACTAGACACCAAGAATTGTGTTCTTGAAGTACCACCACCTAAAAAGGAAAAGAAGACAAAACGAAGGAGTCGATGGGATCCTGAAGAGCCGGAAGTAAGTCAAAAAACATGTCCCGATTATTTTTTCGATAACAACGAACCTTGAGAGATTCGAATGAAAGCTATGTAGtgacttcaaaaactagattccagtGCGGTATCTCTTCTACTACAACAATGAACCTTTATGCAATGTGTCAAGATGCTTTAGAcagatattttaaaacatttttatgatgGGGACCATAattatatcaatgtatgtaattatgatTTCCATTTTGTTAGATTGTCAAAATACTTGATGAGACACAATATTTTCTCATATGTTATGCGTTATAAGCTTCAGTTGCCCAGCAACTACTCTTGATGGTCGTGGCAAGATTGTGTGCATATATactgtgttattgttttttgcTTATGATATAAACTGTTGTTTCTTTGACAGGCACCACCAAACATAAATCGATTTGCTGTGATGAGTACAAGGctactgcacaccaatcttgcTGTTGTTCACTACAGTGTGTTCTTCCAAATGTGCAGGGCACATGGTATAGGCTTTGATATCAAGGTAAACCATATATTTGATGCATATCACTTTAGTTAGAACAAGGTAATCAGtgacatgaataaataaatccaGGTCCTAAAAGGAATGTAGATTACGTTAAAAGTAGAATCTGAGGTGACTATTATAAAGGCAGATTGCAAGCATTTTGTAGAGTATAAACATCACAAGAAAATGGCAAACTTTGTGAATGAAGTTAGTGAAAAGAAAAGCATGTCTAATGAGAAAGATACACTGAAAAGAGAGCTGCTGTAGAGAAACACTAAGAAATTGTTAACCATAATTGAAGAGTAGCtgacagaaaaaaattgtttacaaGACAAGACATCAGAAACTCTGGATACCAGTgtacattgcacacaataaaCAGCAGATTTTGAGAACTAGAAATATTCACTGACATATTGTGCATGTATTAAAGTGAAAGAATGAATGCCAAATGCCTTACTCTGGTTATGCCAATATCATTTTTAAACCAACTACTTTGTACTgtttttcagtaaacttaatactCAGTTTGGTATGTTGTGTGTTTCAGGAGAAGCAAGGCACAGTCTTCACTTTGATTGACAGTTTCAAACGTGAGGGTATTGGTATGTTGACGATAGGTGAAGAACTACAGGGATCACTGGCTACATTTGCAAGAAATCTCTCGGTCATCCATCAAGAAATCTCGGCGCCAAACATGCAAGGTCAAACAAACTTCAAGGTAAGTTGAGCTTATCGTGTAGTACAGGTCGTGTCATCCCTAgtagtattgatttttggttCAGTCCATTTGTTTTCATAGCAAAGGTTGACTCAGTTATTTGCACATGGGTAAAATGGCATTTGTAATTTATGTGTAAGTCGCGGGTAAGCAGTTGAACTTCAGAACGAGTTAGTATATGCTGTCAAATTCTGTTTTAATCGAGGGGCTCGATTTCCACATTTCATTTTCTTAGTCATTTGTGTTTTGATGTACATTCACAACAACTCATAAACTATActatttttctgtgtttgatATGTATGACCTGTGATTTTAGgatatttgcaatatatttttcagtttttttcttgcaattgaaataaaatgtaagaagTAAATTTACTGAGTCCAAATTAGctccaatgtttgaatcccatggtTTTTCCTAatctgacctttaacctttccATACACAGGCTGCTATTGAAGATATAGAGGGTATTCTTGGAACGACTATACAGAACGTAGACAGAGCAAAACAAGAACAGGAAGAAAGAGAATTAGCAAGAGACAAGAAGAGAGCTGAAGAAATATCCGCAGCTTCCATGCAAAGTTAATTCAAAACTATTCCCAAAATGTCGTAAATGAAATCAAAGTTGCATTCCATGACAAAATGTTGTCTTTTCTCACAAGTATCCTACGTTAggaaatcaaatatttttattttgccataaatcTCACTCTGATAACATAAAGTAACGAACAGATCTTCCAGACGTTTTTTTCTCTAAAATCCAGTCTATCTGCctgaaaatgttgaaatcttCCATTTTTCTAACACAAGGAAACTATCTTCCACTTTTGAGATCTTTCTACTTCAACTCTGCCAAACTTTTCTAGAAACTTTTCCATCTCTTTTGATATGTAACTAATAGATCATAACTGATAAATCAATTTAAAATGAATAAGGAAGTGTAAAAATTTGCTATTTTTGTATAAAATCCAAAGAAtcgtgttttttgtttttttatagttgtaaaacttgtaaatatgtataaagaGTTGTGAACATTTCGTGGATTTTTTTGTAGTCGTATTAATCTGTGCGAGAAAGATGTCAGTATTTGTATAAGTCCCTTTATAGTTTGCCTTCGCCATACTTTTATATAGAATTCCATAGCAACGTCCACTGACAGAAGATACTTTGCTGTAAAAGTGGAGGAAAGCAATTTGAAACTCCCACCACAGACAGGGTTAGATATGTTATTTTAAGTTCCTTTCCAGTGTGTTTATGTTCACCTCTCATTATCCTATCTCTAAACAAGAATTGTCCATCCATCTATAGATCCACTGCAAAACTAGCGACAGCacatcaactttgaactttgacgtGGTCCCCTAGCATACTAGGCAATGACTTTCTGACGTTTGTGTATATAACTCTCAATGACCACATCATTTCCAACAACCATCAAGCAGATTAATCAAAACAACATGCAATTATTGTGTCaagtttacatttattttttggaGATATTATGGAGTTTTCTCCATGATACCAATATAACAACTAATTTCTGAATATCCCAATCTTGCTAATTATTGAATAAGTATCAACTTCAAAACTTTCTGAGGTACAGAAAATGGCTATTTTCATCAATACAATATCAGTAATAAAAGATAGTTACactaaataaaaagacatttcacaatataatacaaataaatgcatGCAGAAAACACATGTTTAAATTCATGTCCAAGTTTTTTAAATTCTGACGAAATAATGACAGAAATCTCgcatgaaatgaaaaatattgcaGTAGAATGTAGatttgtacattaattaaaatACAACTGTTGATAATTTTTAATAACATCATTGGACAACTTCTGTCCATTTCCACCCCTCTATTAATATTTAAGTGGAACAGTCTTCTATCTATCACATACATATAGGTTCATACCattgaaattttacaacagCCTGGGGGTGAACAGCTTTGAGCCATGCTACTATCTTTCAAACCATAAAGGGGGTGATCACTGTCAGtctttaaatgaaaaaaaaaaaaaatgtttagattCTGTAAATATTTCTTCTCTTTACTGATAGTCAGTGACTCTTTGTGGAAATAAAGgtaatatattttgactttttcgataaatattttcacatcaCATCTATAAAGTGTCACATGTATGTGAGCATACActgatgcaattttttttttactatggCAATTAAATGTGGATTTTTTTATCACTGTTTAACACTGACATTCCTAGCTGTGCAATTACAGATGAAAATCgatatattttgtgattttgtaaatttgtaactgctaaaatttgttgtttgtcTACAATAAAGTATATTGTCGTATACATTTTATGATTCTGTGATCTGGTGCCTCtcttttctttgaaatattatgactGTCCGTGGGGCGGCGCTGGGACACATACTTAGTAATCTTGCCTGAATTGGTggatatatgaaatataataccACTTGggagtttactcatttgcatgaacaacttttggttcacgATTTCTCATTGAGATAGACAGGGTGAAGAGATGTGATACATGCATTTTAAGTTATTGTACTAAAATGTCATTATCATTCTAAATCCGGAAAGAGAAGGCATCACCTCATCTGTTTAGATAAATATCCCACCCCACCTACCCCTGAGTTCTAAGTAGCATTATAGTAGATATGAATTATGTTTTTTGATGAGAAATTATTCTCGaagatttcatttctaaaaacATGAACAGCAGAGGTAGCGGTAGGAGAGATGGCGGCATCATTTCCAGGCAACATCTCCCTAGATCATGCCACATGTAATATCTAGACTATTGGTATCTTTAATAGTATTCGCTTGTATAAATCAAGCAATGTTACATGTCCATGTGCTCTGTTTCAAGTATTGCAACACAAGCCCAAAGTGGGACCCAAACAGTGTTCTGTTTTAAGTATTCCACCCCAAACCTAAAGTTGGACCTGAGCATTGCTCTGTTTCAAGTATTCAAACCCAAGTCTAAAAGTACAACCTGAGCAGACTACAACTTTGATATGGTTTTATCAACACCCATACCAATCTTGTCTAGAAAATTTTCCAAAATTTCTTCATACTCCTCAGGATAGTTCTTTAAATGTTGTGCATGAATAGACTTTGGCCAACACTTGTAATTGACATCATAGCCATGACCTTtcagtgatgtcatcactgaGTCCAATGAGTCTGGGTCACACATTGGGTCTGTCAGGCAATAAAAAAACAGGTAGGGAGCCCTCACTGGTGAATTCTTGAAAGCTTCTATTCCTTTGTCGTAGTTTTCAACAGTGACCTTACTTGTTAATGAGAAGTATGTCATCAGGGAGGTAGTGATTGTGGCACGCACAGCTCCATTTCTGTGGATTGAATTTGACACCCCTACTGCCATCTGTTTCAAACCACCGACCACAACACTATCATAAACTTGACCTTGAACTTGTTGCAGTAAATGGGCATACTCAGGTTTTTTGGACAGCTCCACCAACAACATGGCAAACATGTAACAACCTATAGAAAAGCCATGGATAATGAGTGGTCGATTCAAATGGTGTTCCTCTAAATACTTCAGCAGTTCAAGGCTGAAACTGCTAGCTTTAGGTGGCCATAAAAAGTGGGATGGCTGTGGTCGAATTGTTAAAATGTCACAGTTTCTTTTTGTATAAAATGGATGGAATTTCTGTAATGCTTTGGTCGTTGCTCCTAGCCACCCAAGCAATATCACAAGTGGTTTGGTTGGTGACTTTTCCCCTGAAAATAAGCATATAGATGGTAAGAAAATTAACATACGTAACTTTAGTTTCATGTATGTCTTTCCTTTTTTCAAAATACTGTGGAATACTTTTACTATCACTGGATTGTATTTTTGCAGACTTGGTGAAGATGACACATTGACATGAATTAATTTTTAACCTTTCTGTTTGTCAATATGTAATTAGTATGTTGACATGAGTTATCACCAAGGAAACAAGATAGTAGTGGTCGATCACCACAAGACCACCTTCCAGTAATGTCCTTGATATTGTGAGTGCTTTAAAGATGATAACTTGGAACCCAGTGTATGAATCCCTCAGTCTTAGATTACTAGTACTACTCCTGGGGGTGATACCATTGGCCAGTTCTGGTAGCGGTGTGCAGCCAATACTGTTAACCCCAGACTACATTATACA from Glandiceps talaboti chromosome 12, keGlaTala1.1, whole genome shotgun sequence encodes the following:
- the LOC144442940 gene encoding transmembrane protein 53-like; protein product: MSKYATPQKVIIKEFRIWEKSPTKPLVILLGWLGATTKALQKFHPFYTKRNCDILTIRPQPSHFLWPPKASSFSLELLKYLEEHHLNRPLIIHGFSIGCYMFAMLLVELSKKPEYAHLLQQVQGQVYDSVVVGGLKQMAVGVSNSIHRNGAVRATITTSLMTYFSLTSKVTVENYDKGIEAFKNSPVRAPYLFFYCLTDPMCDPDSLDSVMTSLKGHGYDVNYKCWPKSIHAQHLKNYPEEYEEILENFLDKIGMGVDKTISKL